In Apis mellifera strain DH4 linkage group LG3, Amel_HAv3.1, whole genome shotgun sequence, one DNA window encodes the following:
- the LOC409865 gene encoding protein retinal degeneration B isoform X3: MLIKEYRIPLPLTVEEYKIAQLYMIAKKSREESQGAGSGVEIIVNEPYSNGPGGNGQYTHKIYHVGSHLPEWFKSLLPRSALIAKEEAWNAYPYTKTRYTCPFVEKFSIEIETYYFPDNGYQENVFKLSGSDLRNRIVDVIDIVKDQYTGDYVKEEDPKLYVSQKTNRGPLTESWLEEYWADVKGKQQPTSSGKSLMCAYKLCRVEFRYWGVQTKLEKFIHDIALRKTMVRAHRQAWAWQDEWNGLTMENIREIERQTQLALQKRMANAEGGEESPNDNQEKSISNTTMTPQESDVAMTLAATLGSIEKNEDFQSPTSVRKSSDIPMTNTAISSEGEVSPEDSPTEVPELRNAPTEEKADGKKSWKKNKAAMNSPCSNKSFDMQIANWRMESIVRESESDSEDEFFDCQAGFIIPIICEAEEDDNTFTSSTMANKEDDTIFSSSYLQRMASERSSKRLQISTSASIDASYPASPQHSPTHQPCKTTVLLIVMHAGSVLDANVDLTAKKSDITTFKGAFESVMRQRYSSMVGHVAIKFVSCPSICTEGLGILSSLSPYSFDVSPSSMDAPQVTHDTIPIGAIPLLASSTSEYQDAVSRVIAGANQVYHDFIKSEEGRGFTGQICFIGDSVGAILTYDALCRSVHSRHNSENNILDNQGIENSMNTEDGKHLTAPSPRRKSSSTSESSHSKLDFDVGEFFMFGSPLALVLAYRKISADKSTNIKRPLVNQLYNLFHPTDPVAARLEPLISARFSLLPPVNVAQYQKYPLGNGQPYHLLEAIQTNPQLFTDGLNIPNMSMSHLRRLSDISIHSTMSGVVENVPLQVISNLTQKWWGTKRLDYALYCPEGLANFPTNALPHLFHASYWESFDVIAFILRQLGRFDLPLLANEEKELTCFRPGQPREKWNKKRTSVKLKNVAANHRANDVIVREGAPQVLIARFMYSPIDVIALTGEKVDIHIMKDAPAGEWTYLSTEITDKNGRITYKIPDDKALGYGLYPVKMIVRGDHTFVDFFLTVIPPKTECVVFSIDGSFTASMSVSGKDPKVRAGAVDIVRHWQELGYLIIYITARPDMQQQKVVSWLSQHNFPHGLVSFADGLSTDPLGHKAAYLNKLVQEHGVIIHHAYGSSKDISVYTAINLKPNQIFIIGKVSKKYHALATILHDGYAAHLSMLQAHGGSRPAQGNARMVIPRGQFGLPGQNASLRRRSSFRLAKRAISQPTPSKVIYPLERSTSVGPPISSQTTSTFRSTAPEKL, from the exons ATgttgataaaagaatatcgaaTACCGCTGCCTCTCACcgtagaagaatataaaattgctcAGCTTTATATGATAGCG aaaaaatCTAGAGAAGAAAGTCAAGGAGCAGGCAGCGGTGtagaaataatagtaaatgaaCCTTATAGTAATGGTCCAGGAGGAAATGGACAATATactcataaaatttatcatgtgGGCAGTCATCTTCCAGAATGGTTCAAGAGTTTGTTACCTAGATCCGCATTAATCGCCAAGGAAGAAGCATGGAACGCTTATCCTTATACAAAAACTCGTTATACTTGTCCTTTTGTTGAAAAGTTTTCTATCGAAATAGAAACGTACTATTTTCCTGATAATGGTTACCAAGAAAATGTCTTTAAGCTCAGTGGTAGTGATTTGAGAAATAGAATTGTAG ATGTAATTGACATTGTAAAGGATCAATATACGGGTGACTATGTGAAAGAGGAAGATCCTAAATTGTATGTATCTCAGAAAACTAATCGAGGTCCTCTTACGGAATCATGGTTAGAAGAATATTGGGCTGatgtaaaa GGAAAACAACAACCGACATCATCCGGAAAATCGTTAATGTGTGCATATAAGTTATGCCGTGTAGAGTTCCGTTATTGGGGTGTACAAaccaaattagaaaaatttatacacgaTATAG CTTTGCGAAAAACCATGGTTAGAGCTCATAGACAAGCTTGGGCTTGGCAAGATGAATGGAACGGTTTGACCatggaaaatattcgagaaattgaACGACAAACACAATTGGCATTGCAAAAAAGGATGGCCAACGCAGAGGGTGGTGAAGAATCCCCGAATGACAATCAAGAGAAATCTATTTCCAATACGACGATGACCCCTCAAGAATCAGATGTTGCCATGACGTTAGCTGCCACACTTGGAAGCATCgagaaaaatgaagattttCAAAGTCCCACAAGTGTTAGAAAATCATCTGATATACCAATGACAAATACAGCTATCAGTTCGGAGGGTGAAGTTAGTCCCGAAGATTCGCCGACTGAAGTACCCGAGCTTAG aaatgctCCTACTGAAGAAAAAGCAGATGGAAAGAAGTCATGGAAGAAGAACAAAGCAGCAATGAATTCGCCATGCTCGAATAAAAGTTTTGATATGCAAATAGCAAATTGGCGCATGGAAAGTATTGTGAGAGAATCCGAATCTGATAGTGAAGATGAGTTTTTTGACTGCCAAG CTGGGTTCATTATACCTATTATATGCGAAG CAGAAGAGGACGACAATACGTTCACTTCGTCCACTATGGCAAACAAAGAAG ACGACACGATATTTTCATCTTCATATCTACAACGAATGGCTAGTGAACGTAGCAGTAAAAGATTACAAATTTCTACTTCAGCCAGTATTGATGCCTCATATCCAGCTTCACCTCAACATTCTCCAACCCATCAACCATGCAAAACTACTGTCCTTCTTATTGTAATGCATGCAGGAAGTGTACTag atgCTAATGTTGATTTAACGGCGAAAAAATCAGATATCACAACTTTCAAAGGAGCCTTCGAATCTGTAATGAGACAACGCTATTCCAGTATGGTCGGACATGTTGCTATTAAGTTCGTTTCCTGTCCATCAATTTGCACTGAAGGTCTTGGTATTTTATCgag tTTAAGTCCTTATAGTTTTGATGTTTCACCTTCGTCTATGGATGCTCCTCAAGTAACACATGATACTATTCCAATTGGTGCTATACCTCTGCTTGCTAGTTCTACTTCTGAATATCAAGATGCTGTCTCACGAGTTATAGCAGGAGCGAATCAAGTTTATCATGATTTTATCAAAAGTGAAGAAGGTCGTGGTTTTACAGGACAGATTTGCTTTATTGGAGATTCAGTAGGAGCGATTTTAACATATGACGCTTTGTGTAGATCTGTTCATTCTAGACATAATAGCGAGAACAATATTTTGGATAATCAGGGCATTGAGAATAGCATGAACACTGAAGATGGCAAACACTTGACTGCACCTTCTCCTAGAAGGAAATCTTCTAGTACAAG TGAGAGTTCACATTCTAAATTGGATTTTGATGTAGGAGAATTTTTCATGTTTGGTAGTCCACTTGCTCTAGTATTagcatatagaaaaatttctgcaGATAAATCTACTAATATAAAAAGACCATTGGTGAATCAATTGTATAACTTATTTCATCCTACTGATCCTGTAGCCGCTAGATTAGAACCACTCATTTCTGCaagattttctcttcttccgcCCGTGAATGTAGCTCAATATCAAAAGTATCCATTAGGAAATGGACAGCCTTATCATTTGT tgGAAGCTATTCAAACAAATCCACAATTATTTACGGATGGATTAAACATTCCAAATATGTCAATGTCCCACTTAAGACGACTGTCCGATATATCGATTCATAGTACGATGTCTGGTGTAGTTGAAAATGTTCCTTTGCAAGTAATATCAAATT TAACACAAAAATGGTGGGGTACAAAGAGATTAGATTATGCTCTCTATTGTCCTGAGGGTTTAGCAAATTTCCCTACAAATGCTTTGCCTCATCTTTTTCATGCCAGTTATTGGGAATCTTTTGATGTTATTGCATTTATTCTACGACAATTAGGCAGATTTGACTTACCATTACTCGCaaatgaagagaaagaattaaCTTGTTTCCGTCCAGGTCAACCTAGAGAGAAGTGGAATAAGAAACGTACTTCTGTTAAACTTAAG AATGTTGCTGCCAATCATAGAGCAAATGATGTAATTGTTAGAGAAGGAGCACCTCAAGTGCTGATTGCTAGATTTATGTATAGTCCAATTGACGTTATTGCTTTAACcg gcgAAAAAGTGGATATTCATATTATGAAGGATGCACCTGCAGGGGAATGGACATATTTATCAACTGAAATAACTGATAAGAATGGtagaataacatataaaatacctGATGATAAAGCATTGGGATATGGTCTTTACCCAGTTAAAATGATTGTtag AGGTGATCATACATTCGTAGATTTCTTCTTGACTGTGATTCCACCAAAAACAGAGTGCGTGGTATTTAGTATAGATGGCTCATTTACTGCGAGTATGTCTGTAAGTGGAAAAGATCCGAAAGTTAGAGCTGGAGCTGTTGATATTGTCAg gCATTGGCAAGAACTGGgatacttaattatatatattaccgCAAGACCTGATATGCAACAACAGAAAGTTGTTTCCTGGTTATCTCAGCACAACTTTCCTCATGGCCTTGTGTCCTTTGCAGATGGTCTTTCAACAGATCCGCTGGGTCATAAAGctgcatatttaaataaacttgtACAG GAACACGGTGTAATAATTCATCATGCATATGGCAGCAGTAAAGATATTAGTGTTTACACTGCAATTAATCTTAAgccaaatcaaattttcatcattgGGAAAGtgtcaaaaaaatatcatgcCTTGGCAACTATCCTTCACGATGGTTATGCTGCTCATTTAAGTATGCTACAGGCGCATGGAGGTTCGAGACCTGCTCAGGGTAATGCACGTATGGTGATTCCAAGAGGTCAATTTGGTTTACCCGGACAAAATGCTTCTCTACGGCGAAGAAG CTCTTTTAGACTGGCGAAGCGTGCAATATCTCAACCAACTCCGAGTAAAGTGATCTATCCCTTGGAACGATCAACGAGTGTTGGGCCTCCAATTTCATCACAGACTACATCAACCTTCCGATCCACGGCACCAGAGAAACTTTGA
- the LOC409865 gene encoding protein retinal degeneration B isoform X1 — MLIKEYRIPLPLTVEEYKIAQLYMIAKKSREESQGAGSGVEIIVNEPYSNGPGGNGQYTHKIYHVGSHLPEWFKSLLPRSALIAKEEAWNAYPYTKTRYTCPFVEKFSIEIETYYFPDNGYQENVFKLSGSDLRNRIVDVIDIVKDQYTGDYVKEEDPKLYVSQKTNRGPLTESWLEEYWADVKGKQQPTSSGKSLMCAYKLCRVEFRYWGVQTKLEKFIHDIALRKTMVRAHRQAWAWQDEWNGLTMENIREIERQTQLALQKRMANAEGGEESPNDNQEKSISNTTMTPQESDVAMTLAATLGSIEKNEDFQSPTSVRKSSDIPMTNTAISSEGEVSPEDSPTEVPELRNAPTEEKADGKKSWKKNKAAMNSPCSNKSFDMQIANWRMESIVRESESDSEDEFFDCQAGFIIPIICEENFGDNSSLAKWSSLDLLAEEDDNTFTSSTMANKEDDTIFSSSYLQRMASERSSKRLQISTSASIDASYPASPQHSPTHQPCKTTVLLIVMHAGSVLDANVDLTAKKSDITTFKGAFESVMRQRYSSMVGHVAIKFVSCPSICTEGLGILSSLSPYSFDVSPSSMDAPQVTHDTIPIGAIPLLASSTSEYQDAVSRVIAGANQVYHDFIKSEEGRGFTGQICFIGDSVGAILTYDALCRSVHSRHNSENNILDNQGIENSMNTEDGKHLTAPSPRRKSSSTSESSHSKLDFDVGEFFMFGSPLALVLAYRKISADKSTNIKRPLVNQLYNLFHPTDPVAARLEPLISARFSLLPPVNVAQYQKYPLGNGQPYHLLEAIQTNPQLFTDGLNIPNMSMSHLRRLSDISIHSTMSGVVENVPLQVISNLTQKWWGTKRLDYALYCPEGLANFPTNALPHLFHASYWESFDVIAFILRQLGRFDLPLLANEEKELTCFRPGQPREKWNKKRTSVKLKNVAANHRANDVIVREGAPQVLIARFMYSPIDVIALTGEKVDIHIMKDAPAGEWTYLSTEITDKNGRITYKIPDDKALGYGLYPVKMIVRGDHTFVDFFLTVIPPKTECVVFSIDGSFTASMSVSGKDPKVRAGAVDIVRHWQELGYLIIYITARPDMQQQKVVSWLSQHNFPHGLVSFADGLSTDPLGHKAAYLNKLVQEHGVIIHHAYGSSKDISVYTAINLKPNQIFIIGKVSKKYHALATILHDGYAAHLSMLQAHGGSRPAQGNARMVIPRGQFGLPGQNASLRRRSSFRLAKRAISQPTPSKVIYPLERSTSVGPPISSQTTSTFRSTAPEKL; from the exons ATgttgataaaagaatatcgaaTACCGCTGCCTCTCACcgtagaagaatataaaattgctcAGCTTTATATGATAGCG aaaaaatCTAGAGAAGAAAGTCAAGGAGCAGGCAGCGGTGtagaaataatagtaaatgaaCCTTATAGTAATGGTCCAGGAGGAAATGGACAATATactcataaaatttatcatgtgGGCAGTCATCTTCCAGAATGGTTCAAGAGTTTGTTACCTAGATCCGCATTAATCGCCAAGGAAGAAGCATGGAACGCTTATCCTTATACAAAAACTCGTTATACTTGTCCTTTTGTTGAAAAGTTTTCTATCGAAATAGAAACGTACTATTTTCCTGATAATGGTTACCAAGAAAATGTCTTTAAGCTCAGTGGTAGTGATTTGAGAAATAGAATTGTAG ATGTAATTGACATTGTAAAGGATCAATATACGGGTGACTATGTGAAAGAGGAAGATCCTAAATTGTATGTATCTCAGAAAACTAATCGAGGTCCTCTTACGGAATCATGGTTAGAAGAATATTGGGCTGatgtaaaa GGAAAACAACAACCGACATCATCCGGAAAATCGTTAATGTGTGCATATAAGTTATGCCGTGTAGAGTTCCGTTATTGGGGTGTACAAaccaaattagaaaaatttatacacgaTATAG CTTTGCGAAAAACCATGGTTAGAGCTCATAGACAAGCTTGGGCTTGGCAAGATGAATGGAACGGTTTGACCatggaaaatattcgagaaattgaACGACAAACACAATTGGCATTGCAAAAAAGGATGGCCAACGCAGAGGGTGGTGAAGAATCCCCGAATGACAATCAAGAGAAATCTATTTCCAATACGACGATGACCCCTCAAGAATCAGATGTTGCCATGACGTTAGCTGCCACACTTGGAAGCATCgagaaaaatgaagattttCAAAGTCCCACAAGTGTTAGAAAATCATCTGATATACCAATGACAAATACAGCTATCAGTTCGGAGGGTGAAGTTAGTCCCGAAGATTCGCCGACTGAAGTACCCGAGCTTAG aaatgctCCTACTGAAGAAAAAGCAGATGGAAAGAAGTCATGGAAGAAGAACAAAGCAGCAATGAATTCGCCATGCTCGAATAAAAGTTTTGATATGCAAATAGCAAATTGGCGCATGGAAAGTATTGTGAGAGAATCCGAATCTGATAGTGAAGATGAGTTTTTTGACTGCCAAG CTGGGTTCATTATACCTATTATATGCGAAG AGAACTTTGGAGATAACTCTTCATTAGCTAAATGGAGTTCTTTGGATCTTCTAGCAGAAGAGGACGACAATACGTTCACTTCGTCCACTATGGCAAACAAAGAAG ACGACACGATATTTTCATCTTCATATCTACAACGAATGGCTAGTGAACGTAGCAGTAAAAGATTACAAATTTCTACTTCAGCCAGTATTGATGCCTCATATCCAGCTTCACCTCAACATTCTCCAACCCATCAACCATGCAAAACTACTGTCCTTCTTATTGTAATGCATGCAGGAAGTGTACTag atgCTAATGTTGATTTAACGGCGAAAAAATCAGATATCACAACTTTCAAAGGAGCCTTCGAATCTGTAATGAGACAACGCTATTCCAGTATGGTCGGACATGTTGCTATTAAGTTCGTTTCCTGTCCATCAATTTGCACTGAAGGTCTTGGTATTTTATCgag tTTAAGTCCTTATAGTTTTGATGTTTCACCTTCGTCTATGGATGCTCCTCAAGTAACACATGATACTATTCCAATTGGTGCTATACCTCTGCTTGCTAGTTCTACTTCTGAATATCAAGATGCTGTCTCACGAGTTATAGCAGGAGCGAATCAAGTTTATCATGATTTTATCAAAAGTGAAGAAGGTCGTGGTTTTACAGGACAGATTTGCTTTATTGGAGATTCAGTAGGAGCGATTTTAACATATGACGCTTTGTGTAGATCTGTTCATTCTAGACATAATAGCGAGAACAATATTTTGGATAATCAGGGCATTGAGAATAGCATGAACACTGAAGATGGCAAACACTTGACTGCACCTTCTCCTAGAAGGAAATCTTCTAGTACAAG TGAGAGTTCACATTCTAAATTGGATTTTGATGTAGGAGAATTTTTCATGTTTGGTAGTCCACTTGCTCTAGTATTagcatatagaaaaatttctgcaGATAAATCTACTAATATAAAAAGACCATTGGTGAATCAATTGTATAACTTATTTCATCCTACTGATCCTGTAGCCGCTAGATTAGAACCACTCATTTCTGCaagattttctcttcttccgcCCGTGAATGTAGCTCAATATCAAAAGTATCCATTAGGAAATGGACAGCCTTATCATTTGT tgGAAGCTATTCAAACAAATCCACAATTATTTACGGATGGATTAAACATTCCAAATATGTCAATGTCCCACTTAAGACGACTGTCCGATATATCGATTCATAGTACGATGTCTGGTGTAGTTGAAAATGTTCCTTTGCAAGTAATATCAAATT TAACACAAAAATGGTGGGGTACAAAGAGATTAGATTATGCTCTCTATTGTCCTGAGGGTTTAGCAAATTTCCCTACAAATGCTTTGCCTCATCTTTTTCATGCCAGTTATTGGGAATCTTTTGATGTTATTGCATTTATTCTACGACAATTAGGCAGATTTGACTTACCATTACTCGCaaatgaagagaaagaattaaCTTGTTTCCGTCCAGGTCAACCTAGAGAGAAGTGGAATAAGAAACGTACTTCTGTTAAACTTAAG AATGTTGCTGCCAATCATAGAGCAAATGATGTAATTGTTAGAGAAGGAGCACCTCAAGTGCTGATTGCTAGATTTATGTATAGTCCAATTGACGTTATTGCTTTAACcg gcgAAAAAGTGGATATTCATATTATGAAGGATGCACCTGCAGGGGAATGGACATATTTATCAACTGAAATAACTGATAAGAATGGtagaataacatataaaatacctGATGATAAAGCATTGGGATATGGTCTTTACCCAGTTAAAATGATTGTtag AGGTGATCATACATTCGTAGATTTCTTCTTGACTGTGATTCCACCAAAAACAGAGTGCGTGGTATTTAGTATAGATGGCTCATTTACTGCGAGTATGTCTGTAAGTGGAAAAGATCCGAAAGTTAGAGCTGGAGCTGTTGATATTGTCAg gCATTGGCAAGAACTGGgatacttaattatatatattaccgCAAGACCTGATATGCAACAACAGAAAGTTGTTTCCTGGTTATCTCAGCACAACTTTCCTCATGGCCTTGTGTCCTTTGCAGATGGTCTTTCAACAGATCCGCTGGGTCATAAAGctgcatatttaaataaacttgtACAG GAACACGGTGTAATAATTCATCATGCATATGGCAGCAGTAAAGATATTAGTGTTTACACTGCAATTAATCTTAAgccaaatcaaattttcatcattgGGAAAGtgtcaaaaaaatatcatgcCTTGGCAACTATCCTTCACGATGGTTATGCTGCTCATTTAAGTATGCTACAGGCGCATGGAGGTTCGAGACCTGCTCAGGGTAATGCACGTATGGTGATTCCAAGAGGTCAATTTGGTTTACCCGGACAAAATGCTTCTCTACGGCGAAGAAG CTCTTTTAGACTGGCGAAGCGTGCAATATCTCAACCAACTCCGAGTAAAGTGATCTATCCCTTGGAACGATCAACGAGTGTTGGGCCTCCAATTTCATCACAGACTACATCAACCTTCCGATCCACGGCACCAGAGAAACTTTGA